A region of Methanomassiliicoccales archaeon DNA encodes the following proteins:
- a CDS encoding archaellin/type IV pilin N-terminal domain-containing protein yields the protein MLAKAMKMKKNKRGEMGVGTMIIFIAMILVAAVAASVLISTANTVREQAQSTGEDAIANVASGFIIQGVIGEVADNEINTLTVYVKLAAGSPAIDMSKVIIVYTDGSSVRELQNDTDVSETTYTSEPVPPGTWEYGRVASGVLMKITIGDDLALAPGTHVLIKIMPQNGQPTVTEFTTPETYGADYIILR from the coding sequence ATGTTAGCTAAAGCTATGAAAATGAAAAAGAACAAGCGCGGTGAGATGGGCGTCGGGACGATGATCATTTTTATCGCCATGATCCTCGTCGCGGCAGTGGCGGCATCCGTCCTGATCAGCACCGCGAACACCGTGCGTGAACAAGCCCAGTCTACCGGAGAGGACGCCATAGCGAACGTCGCTTCTGGTTTTATCATCCAGGGCGTTATTGGGGAAGTAGCCGACAATGAGATAAACACCCTGACGGTGTATGTTAAGCTGGCAGCAGGCAGCCCTGCGATAGACATGAGCAAAGTCATCATTGTCTACACTGACGGATCCAGCGTCAGAGAGCTGCAGAACGATACCGATGTCAGCGAGACGACATACACCAGCGAGCCCGTTCCCCCAGGTACATGGGAATATGGCCGAGTCGCTTCTGGCGTACTTATGAAGATCACGATAGGGGACGACCTTGCTCTTGCACCAGGTACGCACGTCTTGATCAAGATCATGCCGCAGAACGGGCAGCCGACGGTGACGGAATTCACGACCCCAGAGACCTACGGGGCAGATTACATAATCCTCAGGTAA
- a CDS encoding flagella accessory protein C, translating into MDPCEDAVKAPSAVQESLASRVDSLEGGMKDVSNQIKNLEGAVKSSKSGIEELKEEISKLSETVKDLMAVYEVVSREYNPFVEVENEKTKTHFGPAGCSTLKGISIIPSPSEGTSFKDLGGTKKLEPVDKVVRPESDVEMFLLNMPGDECNKGRNESTVNVERRMKSLEGAGNVGKPSSPTIDFKDAAYMLQMMKLVEFQLEKIFISRVECGRIDTDDVMRLDYYLKEFKRAGMV; encoded by the coding sequence ATGGACCCCTGTGAGGATGCGGTAAAAGCACCGTCGGCAGTTCAAGAATCCCTAGCATCCAGGGTAGATTCTCTCGAAGGCGGGATGAAAGACGTATCTAACCAGATAAAGAATCTCGAGGGAGCGGTGAAGTCTTCAAAGAGCGGGATCGAGGAACTGAAGGAAGAAATCTCCAAGTTGAGCGAGACGGTGAAAGACCTTATGGCGGTCTATGAAGTCGTGAGCAGGGAGTACAACCCCTTCGTAGAGGTTGAAAATGAAAAAACAAAAACTCATTTCGGGCCGGCAGGCTGCAGCACCCTGAAGGGAATTAGCATCATCCCATCCCCTTCGGAAGGCACAAGCTTCAAAGACCTGGGCGGTACGAAGAAACTGGAACCGGTCGACAAGGTCGTCAGACCGGAATCCGATGTCGAAATGTTCCTCTTGAACATGCCTGGAGATGAGTGCAATAAAGGTAGGAATGAATCGACCGTAAATGTGGAAAGGAGGATGAAGTCTTTGGAAGGCGCAGGCAATGTAGGCAAGCCCTCGAGTCCTACGATTGACTTCAAAGATGCCGCATATATGTTACAAATGATGAAGCTGGTTGAGTTCCAACTTGAAAAAATATTCATATCGAGGGTTGAGTGCGGAAGGATTGACACTGATGACGTGATGCGTCTCGACTACTACCTGAAAGAGTTTAAGCGGGCAGGGATGGTCTGA